In the genome of Saccharomonospora viridis DSM 43017, one region contains:
- the dapA gene encoding 4-hydroxy-tetrahydrodipicolinate synthase, with translation MSIAPPTPPTAAPGRPFGRVLTAMVTPFTAEGAVDLKRAQELATHLVDLGNDGLVVNGTTGESPTTSDAEKTDMVRAVVEAVGDRATVVAGAGTYDTAHSVELARRAEQAGAHGLLVVTPYYSRPTQAGLFAHFTTVADATELPVMLYDIPPRSIVPIEVDTLRRLAEHPRILAVKDAKGDLLAGSEVIANTHLAYYSGDDGLNLPWLSVGATGVVSVIGHVVAGRIRAMIDAYESGDTSTARTNHRGMIPVYRAFSRVGGVVFAKTALRLRGIDAGDPRLPIVPATEDQVRAIADDLTQAGVPLESSSADDWAGPRVAQADSAAAYVAPTTHTSVGTIHR, from the coding sequence ATGTCGATCGCACCGCCCACCCCACCCACGGCCGCTCCGGGACGTCCCTTCGGCCGTGTGCTCACCGCCATGGTCACGCCGTTCACCGCGGAGGGCGCGGTGGACCTGAAGCGGGCTCAGGAGCTCGCAACACACCTGGTGGATCTGGGTAACGATGGTCTGGTCGTCAATGGCACCACGGGTGAAAGCCCCACGACGAGCGACGCGGAGAAAACCGACATGGTCCGGGCCGTCGTGGAGGCCGTCGGTGACCGTGCCACCGTCGTGGCGGGCGCGGGCACGTACGACACCGCGCACAGCGTGGAGCTCGCTCGCCGGGCGGAGCAGGCCGGTGCCCACGGTCTGCTCGTCGTGACGCCGTACTACTCGCGCCCCACCCAGGCCGGTCTGTTCGCTCACTTCACCACGGTCGCGGACGCCACCGAGCTGCCGGTGATGCTGTACGACATCCCGCCCCGCTCGATCGTGCCCATCGAGGTGGATACCCTGCGCAGGCTCGCCGAACATCCGCGTATCCTCGCCGTCAAGGACGCCAAGGGCGACCTGTTGGCGGGGAGCGAGGTCATCGCCAACACCCACCTCGCGTACTACTCCGGCGACGACGGGCTCAACCTCCCGTGGTTGTCGGTCGGCGCGACCGGCGTGGTCAGCGTCATCGGCCACGTCGTGGCCGGGCGGATCCGCGCGATGATCGATGCCTACGAAAGCGGCGACACCTCCACCGCCCGGACCAATCACCGTGGCATGATCCCGGTGTACCGCGCGTTCTCGCGCGTCGGTGGCGTGGTGTTTGCTAAAACGGCGTTGCGGCTGCGCGGTATCGACGCGGGGGACCCGCGGCTACCGATCGTGCCCGCCACCGAGGACCAGGTCCGGGCCATCGCGGACGACCTCACGCAGGCGGGGGTGCCGCTGGAGAGTTCCTCCGCGGACGACTGGGCGGGTCCACGTGTGGCCCAGGCCGATTCGGCGGCCGCCTACGTCGCACCTACCACTCACACGAGCGTTGGGACGATTCATCGGTGA
- a CDS encoding serine/threonine-protein kinase: MTDEQTATTPAFSAPRMIANRYRVGAELGRGGMGVVWRAEDTVIGRQVAIKELRLPDGAEDAGVFQERVLREVRTGGRLNDPAVVTVFDVVAEHDTTYIVMELVEAPTLSDLVRRNGPLPPQQVASIGLQVLSALRAAHQAGIVHRDVKPANIMVGADGRVKLTDFGIAQAIDDPRITTSGMLVGSPAFMAPERVEGREAMPASDLWSLGASLFFAAEGSVPFERASTAATLHAIMTEVPYLTRVHGPLASAIMGLMTATPEGRITTEQAHGLLSLAAQQPGSIPSPPGQPTSHQPGSAPTMVAGHPTYGGVPAPQRMSPGKKKALITGGALAAVGLLVGGFFLGKPVWSPDVDEQMLPTLTYGENGDIEQLNADGYNGCVNTTLDKGRSLAESNWVGCDQSHDLELYTTWNLGYSNDEDAVAYRYPGQEAFAHFGETVCGFSFHSSKVKDEFRDQLVYRALIPTKEEWEKQQDDPVRSVYCLLGREDGTQMSESVVQQIR, encoded by the coding sequence TTGACCGACGAGCAGACCGCTACCACGCCCGCCTTCTCCGCTCCGAGAATGATCGCCAATCGGTATCGGGTGGGTGCTGAGCTGGGGCGTGGCGGCATGGGTGTCGTCTGGCGCGCCGAGGACACCGTGATCGGCAGGCAGGTGGCCATCAAGGAACTGCGCCTGCCCGACGGCGCCGAGGACGCAGGCGTGTTCCAGGAGCGCGTGCTGCGCGAAGTACGGACCGGCGGTCGCCTCAACGACCCGGCCGTGGTGACGGTGTTCGACGTGGTGGCGGAGCACGACACCACCTACATCGTCATGGAACTGGTCGAGGCGCCCACGTTGTCGGACCTCGTGCGGCGGAACGGCCCGCTGCCCCCGCAACAGGTCGCCTCGATCGGGTTGCAGGTGTTGTCGGCGTTGCGTGCCGCTCACCAGGCGGGCATCGTGCATCGTGACGTCAAACCGGCCAACATCATGGTCGGCGCGGACGGCAGGGTGAAACTCACCGACTTCGGTATCGCCCAGGCCATCGACGATCCACGCATCACCACCAGCGGGATGCTCGTCGGCTCGCCCGCGTTCATGGCGCCCGAGCGGGTGGAAGGTCGAGAGGCGATGCCCGCCTCGGACCTGTGGTCGCTGGGGGCGTCGTTGTTCTTCGCCGCGGAGGGTTCCGTGCCGTTCGAGAGAGCGAGCACGGCGGCCACTCTTCACGCGATCATGACCGAGGTCCCCTACCTGACGCGGGTGCACGGTCCGCTCGCGTCCGCGATCATGGGTCTGATGACCGCGACCCCGGAGGGACGGATCACGACCGAACAGGCGCACGGACTTCTCAGCCTCGCCGCGCAGCAGCCGGGGTCGATACCCTCCCCGCCCGGGCAGCCGACATCGCACCAGCCCGGGTCGGCTCCCACGATGGTCGCCGGGCACCCCACCTACGGTGGTGTCCCCGCCCCGCAGCGTATGAGCCCGGGTAAGAAGAAGGCGCTGATCACCGGTGGTGCGCTCGCGGCCGTCGGCCTGCTGGTCGGTGGCTTCTTCCTCGGTAAACCGGTGTGGTCGCCCGATGTGGACGAACAGATGCTGCCCACGCTCACCTACGGTGAGAACGGTGACATCGAGCAACTGAACGCGGACGGGTACAACGGCTGTGTCAACACGACCCTGGACAAGGGTCGCTCGCTGGCCGAGAGCAACTGGGTCGGATGCGACCAGTCGCACGACCTCGAGCTGTACACCACCTGGAATCTGGGCTATTCGAACGACGAGGACGCCGTGGCGTACCGGTATCCGGGTCAGGAGGCGTTCGCACATTTCGGGGAGACGGTGTGTGGCTTCTCCTTCCACTCCAGCAAGGTCAAGGACGAGTTCCGTGATCAACTGGTCTACCGGGCGTTGATTCCCACCAAGGAGGAGTGGGAGAAGCAACAGGACGACCCGGTCCGGTCGGTCTACTGCCTGCTCGGCCGGGAGGACGGCACCCAGATGTCCGAGTCGGTGGTGCAACAGATCCGGTAG
- a CDS encoding ACT domain-containing protein has product MRKLTIDVRPGEYVVARLDAAAAVPPRLLDPNAGFVSVTRTESELSVVCPAELAPAGADIESGWRLLVVQGTLNLTLTGIMAALAGALAAAGVSLFALSTFNTDQLLVKQADLARAVAALRNAGHVVDKT; this is encoded by the coding sequence GTGCGTAAGCTGACCATCGATGTCCGGCCGGGTGAGTACGTGGTCGCTCGGCTGGACGCGGCGGCGGCGGTGCCGCCGCGGTTGCTGGACCCCAACGCCGGCTTCGTCTCGGTCACCCGCACCGAGTCCGAACTGTCGGTGGTGTGTCCGGCCGAGTTGGCCCCCGCGGGAGCCGACATCGAATCCGGGTGGCGACTGCTCGTCGTGCAAGGGACGTTGAACCTCACCTTGACCGGCATCATGGCCGCGCTGGCCGGTGCGCTCGCCGCGGCGGGGGTGTCGCTGTTCGCGTTATCCACTTTCAACACCGATCAGTTGCTGGTGAAACAAGCCGATCTCGCTCGTGCGGTGGCAGCGTTGAGGAACGCCGGCCACGTGGTCGACAAAACCTGA
- the thyX gene encoding FAD-dependent thymidylate synthase, translating to MAETVAPKVRLIAKTEFFPPEDVPWTTDADGGQALVEFAGRACYQSWSKPNPKTATNAGYLDHIIEVGHLSVLEHASVSFYITGISRSLTHELIRHRHFSYSQLSQRYVPERDAAFVEPDVIANDPELHEKFLAATQASVDAYTELLAKLEEKFADAPNATLRRKQARQAARSVLPNATETRIVVTGNYRAWRHFIAMRATEHADVEIRALAVECLRQLQKVAENAFADFTISTLPDGTEVASSPKVAES from the coding sequence GTGGCCGAAACGGTGGCACCCAAGGTGCGGTTGATCGCGAAGACGGAGTTCTTCCCGCCCGAGGACGTGCCGTGGACGACCGATGCGGACGGCGGGCAGGCGCTCGTCGAGTTCGCAGGCCGGGCGTGCTACCAGTCGTGGTCGAAGCCGAACCCGAAGACGGCGACGAACGCGGGTTATCTGGACCACATCATCGAGGTCGGCCATCTGTCGGTGCTGGAGCACGCGAGTGTCAGCTTCTACATCACCGGCATCTCGCGGTCGCTGACCCACGAGCTCATCCGGCACCGCCACTTCTCCTACTCGCAGTTGTCCCAGCGGTACGTCCCGGAGCGCGACGCCGCGTTCGTCGAGCCGGACGTGATCGCGAACGACCCGGAGTTGCACGAGAAGTTCCTCGCTGCCACCCAGGCCAGCGTCGATGCCTACACCGAACTGCTCGCCAAGCTGGAGGAGAAGTTCGCCGACGCTCCTAACGCGACGCTGCGTCGTAAACAGGCGCGGCAGGCCGCTCGGTCGGTGCTGCCCAACGCGACCGAAACCCGGATCGTCGTCACCGGTAACTACCGCGCCTGGCGGCATTTCATCGCCATGCGCGCCACCGAACACGCCGATGTGGAGATTCGGGCGCTGGCCGTGGAATGTCTCCGACAGCTGCAGAAGGTCGCCGAGAACGCCTTCGCCGATTTCACGATCTCGACCTTGCCCGACGGCACCGAAGTGGCGTCGAGCCCCAAGGTCGCCGAGAGCTGA
- a CDS encoding toxin-antitoxin system HicB family antitoxin — MELDPYLAALRESLATTASAGDEQLQRAAAVLSAALEPAARLTLMNALSDLAAEITAQLPDHVVEVRLDGRDVRVVVSGSAEEPPEAAEPPPPPPPPQEESGDISRMTLRLFEHLKTQAEQAAAAQGVSLNTFVSQAVQGALQGKSHRRGHGPHGHRGRSGRGGANLHGWVKG; from the coding sequence ATGGAACTGGATCCGTATCTCGCCGCGCTCCGGGAGAGCCTGGCCACCACGGCTTCGGCAGGCGATGAGCAACTGCAGCGTGCTGCCGCAGTGCTGTCGGCCGCGCTCGAACCCGCCGCCCGGCTGACACTCATGAACGCCCTGTCCGACCTCGCCGCCGAGATCACCGCCCAGCTCCCCGACCACGTGGTCGAGGTACGGCTGGACGGACGTGACGTCCGTGTCGTCGTGTCGGGCAGCGCCGAAGAACCACCGGAAGCGGCCGAACCCCCGCCTCCCCCACCGCCGCCGCAAGAGGAGTCCGGCGACATCAGTCGCATGACCCTGCGTCTGTTCGAACACCTGAAGACACAGGCCGAGCAGGCCGCCGCCGCCCAAGGCGTGTCGTTGAACACGTTCGTGTCCCAGGCCGTCCAAGGCGCGTTGCAGGGCAAATCGCATCGTCGGGGGCATGGTCCGCACGGTCACCGGGGACGAAGCGGCCGAGGTGGAGCGAACCTGCACGGCTGGGTGAAGGGGTGA
- a CDS encoding DUF4097 family beta strand repeat-containing protein — MNTRPSDGPRGGDGTENVVRTQTFDVNGPVELDLDITAGTVEVHLDRGAGRSKDGDGGEDDDPADTTVAVEVRSAPFTSPAWAQSAAGVLSWVGEMFGGQVGGPFSNTPADAVREVRLEQVGERIVVRGPKTPPPVSAALTVTVHAPAGSHLRARTRLASVVVRGMCGRADISTGPGNVTLDRVVDSTTVRTSSGEVDIATSNGPVTVNGGSGDVRFGEVTAAVWVRTAGGEIVIDDAAAGSVEAFSGSGDIRIGIRKGVTAEIDLSSGGGSVHSALDVSDTPPEESAALTVRARSGAGDVLVTGAR; from the coding sequence GTGAACACACGACCATCCGACGGCCCGCGTGGCGGCGACGGCACCGAGAACGTCGTCCGCACCCAGACGTTCGACGTCAACGGCCCCGTCGAACTCGACCTCGACATCACCGCGGGCACCGTGGAGGTGCACCTCGACAGGGGTGCGGGCCGGAGCAAGGACGGTGACGGCGGTGAGGACGACGACCCCGCCGACACCACCGTGGCGGTGGAGGTGCGCAGCGCCCCCTTCACGTCGCCCGCCTGGGCGCAAAGCGCCGCCGGGGTGTTGAGCTGGGTCGGTGAGATGTTCGGCGGCCAGGTGGGTGGACCGTTCTCCAACACCCCGGCCGACGCGGTGCGGGAGGTCCGTCTGGAACAGGTGGGCGAACGCATCGTGGTGCGCGGTCCCAAGACCCCGCCTCCGGTGAGTGCCGCGCTCACGGTCACCGTGCACGCCCCGGCGGGTTCACACCTGCGGGCCCGGACGCGACTTGCGTCCGTCGTGGTCCGAGGGATGTGCGGACGCGCGGACATCAGCACCGGACCGGGGAACGTGACACTGGACCGCGTGGTCGACTCCACCACCGTGCGCACCAGTAGCGGTGAAGTCGACATCGCCACGTCGAACGGGCCGGTCACCGTGAACGGCGGCAGCGGTGACGTGCGATTCGGTGAGGTCACCGCTGCGGTATGGGTACGCACCGCAGGCGGGGAGATCGTGATCGACGACGCGGCGGCCGGCTCGGTGGAGGCGTTCTCCGGCTCCGGGGACATCCGCATCGGAATCCGGAAAGGCGTGACCGCGGAGATCGACCTCTCCAGCGGCGGTGGCAGTGTCCACAGCGCTCTCGACGTCTCCGACACCCCGCCCGAGGAGTCGGCGGCGTTGACCGTGCGCGCGCGCAGCGGAGCGGGCGACGTGCTGGTGACCGGCGCCCGTTGA
- a CDS encoding winged helix-turn-helix domain-containing protein: MRTLSLDVARRTALAAQGFADPRPKVAPTRRHLKRVLSRLRLLQLDSVNVVVRAHYAPLFARLGAYDRGLVDTAAWAHSARRPRLLVECWAHEASLVPVEDWPLLHSGAKPRGWWRHYGELAEASPALVDDVLAVVKERGPVGAGTIERELVGASARSPGSWWERSEVKKICEWLFGIGELTTGARRGFERLYDLTERVLPAEVLSRRVDADTAARQLVDRAARAHGVATEADLRDYYRLSAHVTRRAVAELVADGTLEPVRVETWRAPAYRHVAARAPRRVETRALLCPFDPLIWERNRTERLFGFRYRIEIYVPEAERVHGYYVFPFLLDGELVARVDLKADRVNRRLRVPGAFAEPGVDRARVATELANELEHMASWLGLDGVEVGERGDFVADLRRVL, encoded by the coding sequence ATGAGAACGCTCAGCCTCGATGTCGCCCGTCGTACGGCTCTGGCCGCGCAGGGATTCGCCGACCCACGCCCAAAGGTCGCTCCCACCCGCAGACATCTGAAGCGGGTGTTGTCCCGGCTGCGACTGCTTCAGCTCGACTCGGTCAACGTGGTGGTGCGAGCACACTACGCGCCGCTGTTCGCCCGGCTGGGCGCGTACGACCGTGGGCTCGTGGACACCGCCGCGTGGGCGCACAGCGCGCGGCGGCCGCGGCTGCTCGTGGAGTGCTGGGCCCACGAGGCCAGCCTCGTTCCGGTGGAGGACTGGCCGTTGTTGCATTCCGGTGCGAAACCGCGGGGCTGGTGGCGGCACTACGGCGAGCTCGCCGAAGCATCGCCCGCGTTGGTGGACGACGTGCTGGCCGTGGTGAAGGAACGGGGTCCCGTCGGGGCCGGGACGATCGAGCGGGAACTGGTGGGTGCGTCGGCACGCAGCCCCGGCTCGTGGTGGGAACGTTCCGAGGTCAAAAAGATCTGTGAGTGGTTGTTCGGCATCGGCGAGTTGACCACGGGCGCTCGACGTGGGTTCGAGCGTCTGTACGACCTCACCGAGCGGGTGCTGCCCGCGGAGGTGCTGTCCCGGCGGGTGGACGCCGACACAGCCGCCCGGCAGTTGGTGGACCGCGCGGCCAGGGCGCACGGTGTGGCCACCGAGGCGGACCTGCGCGACTACTACCGGTTGTCCGCCCACGTGACGCGGCGCGCCGTCGCGGAGCTCGTCGCCGACGGCACACTGGAGCCCGTTCGGGTGGAGACCTGGCGCGCTCCGGCCTATCGCCACGTGGCGGCCCGCGCTCCCCGCCGCGTGGAGACGCGGGCGTTGCTGTGTCCGTTCGACCCGTTGATCTGGGAGCGGAACCGGACCGAGAGGTTGTTCGGCTTCCGATACCGCATCGAGATCTACGTACCGGAAGCCGAGCGGGTGCACGGCTATTACGTGTTCCCGTTCCTCCTCGACGGCGAGTTGGTGGCCAGAGTGGACCTCAAGGCCGATCGTGTGAACCGGAGGCTGCGTGTTCCGGGTGCGTTCGCCGAACCGGGCGTGGACCGAGCCAGGGTCGCCACCGAACTGGCGAACGAACTCGAGCACATGGCTTCCTGGCTCGGTCTCGACGGAGTCGAGGTCGGCGAGCGAGGTGACTTCGTCGCCGACCTGCGTCGCGTTCTCTAG
- a CDS encoding GNAT family N-acetyltransferase: MTTADVRPATLDDVPEIARIQLVTWRTAYGDALGPSVVDALTTDEVAARWSEAITHPDTTVYVATEGRFTVGFCVAGAAPETEVAAADGSLPEDAARTGLIGSLLVEPRWGRRGHGGRLLATATAGLREHGAERGIAWVMQSDSASLAFYRSVGWDPDGTVRTLDTGERTIKEIRLTGTLDLRLEDPATVESA, from the coding sequence ATGACCACCGCTGACGTTCGTCCCGCCACCCTCGACGACGTCCCCGAGATCGCTCGGATCCAGCTCGTCACCTGGCGCACGGCCTACGGCGACGCCCTCGGTCCCTCGGTCGTCGACGCACTCACCACGGATGAGGTCGCAGCACGCTGGTCGGAAGCGATCACACATCCGGACACCACCGTCTACGTCGCGACCGAGGGCAGGTTCACGGTCGGGTTCTGCGTCGCGGGCGCCGCGCCGGAGACGGAGGTCGCCGCCGCGGACGGCAGCCTGCCCGAGGACGCCGCTCGCACCGGCCTGATCGGATCCCTCCTCGTGGAGCCCCGCTGGGGTAGACGTGGACACGGTGGGCGACTGCTCGCCACGGCGACGGCCGGACTCCGCGAGCACGGAGCCGAACGCGGCATCGCCTGGGTGATGCAGTCGGACTCGGCGTCACTCGCCTTCTACCGCAGCGTCGGCTGGGATCCCGACGGCACCGTGCGCACCCTCGACACCGGCGAACGCACGATCAAGGAGATCCGACTCACCGGAACGCTCGATCTGCGACTCGAGGACCCTGCGACGGTCGAATCGGCCTGA
- a CDS encoding pseudouridine synthase, with protein sequence MTTADSSEGVRLQKVLAKAGVASRRASEELIAAGRVSVDGVVVRELGRRVDPDTAVIHVDGIRVQVRDDLVYLALNKPRGVHSTMSDAQGRPCVGDYVADRPERLFHVGRLDADTEGLLLLTNDGDLAHKLMHPSFHVTKTYLAEVEGAVARGLGKRLRAGVQLSDGPVTADAFRIKDVRPNRSLVEIVLHEGRKHIVRRLLAEVGHPVRKLVRTAIGEVRLGTTKPGTLRTLTQQEIGLLYRAVGG encoded by the coding sequence TTGACGACAGCTGACTCGTCCGAAGGCGTGCGCCTGCAGAAAGTGTTGGCCAAGGCAGGGGTGGCCTCTCGCCGCGCGTCGGAGGAACTCATCGCGGCCGGTCGCGTCAGCGTGGACGGGGTCGTCGTGCGGGAGTTGGGCCGCAGGGTGGACCCGGACACCGCCGTCATCCACGTGGACGGAATCCGGGTGCAGGTGCGCGACGACCTCGTGTACCTCGCGTTGAACAAGCCCCGCGGGGTGCACAGCACCATGAGTGACGCGCAGGGTAGGCCGTGCGTCGGTGACTACGTGGCCGACCGGCCCGAGCGGCTGTTCCACGTCGGGCGGTTGGACGCCGACACGGAAGGTCTGCTGTTGCTCACCAACGACGGTGACCTGGCGCATAAGCTCATGCACCCGTCGTTCCACGTCACCAAGACCTATCTCGCCGAGGTCGAGGGCGCGGTGGCGCGAGGACTGGGGAAGCGGCTGCGGGCCGGTGTGCAGCTGAGCGACGGTCCGGTGACGGCCGACGCGTTCCGGATCAAGGACGTGCGACCGAACCGATCCCTGGTCGAGATCGTGCTGCACGAAGGACGCAAACACATCGTGCGCCGCCTTCTGGCCGAGGTGGGACACCCGGTGCGCAAGCTCGTGCGCACCGCCATCGGCGAGGTTCGGTTGGGCACCACCAAGCCCGGCACCCTACGGACCCTGACCCAACAGGAGATCGGTCTGCTCTACCGTGCCGTCGGTGGATGA